In one window of Brenneria goodwinii DNA:
- a CDS encoding E3 ubiquitin--protein ligase: protein MKVWNKILLASLIGLAIAGCDDSSKVDSQLDKAKDNAQQIKEAADSKADQLTDEAKKKADEVKKEASARIDQLKSESAAIKNSAEQHADTITDEAKAQAGAIKEQAKQQSDQIVEQAKDIKDSAISGAHDLSAEAQKQTQAIKDSINKDTAQQTTTPDTEAAPITEAEPAVTEPAVTEPATAEHGNH from the coding sequence ATGAAAGTATGGAATAAGATTCTGCTGGCTTCACTGATCGGATTAGCTATCGCTGGCTGTGACGACTCGTCCAAAGTGGACTCACAGTTGGACAAAGCGAAGGATAACGCGCAACAAATCAAAGAAGCCGCCGACAGCAAAGCCGATCAGCTCACCGATGAGGCCAAAAAGAAAGCCGATGAAGTGAAGAAAGAAGCCTCTGCGCGCATCGACCAGTTGAAATCAGAATCCGCGGCGATTAAAAACAGCGCCGAGCAACATGCCGATACCATTACCGATGAAGCCAAAGCGCAGGCCGGCGCCATCAAGGAACAGGCTAAGCAGCAGAGCGATCAGATCGTCGAGCAGGCAAAAGATATCAAGGATAGCGCCATCAGCGGCGCGCACGATCTTTCCGCCGAAGCCCAAAAACAGACGCAGGCGATCAAAGACAGCATAAACAAAGATACCGCCCAACAGACGACAACGCCGGATACCGAGGCGGCGCCGATAACCGAAGCAGAGCCCGCTGTAACAGAGCCCGCCGTAACAGAGCCCGCGACGGCCGAGCACGGCAACCACTGA